TGAGACTTcggcccctctcccttcctccctccttgaGGTGTCAAGCTGGGCTGGTGGTGCCAGAGTCAGGCAGTGGTTGCAGCCTGGCTCTGTGCCCCCTCGGGTCTCCAGAGGCCCATGGCAGATTCTGCCCATGGAAGCTTGGGCTCCAGCCCTCTGCTCTtcacagcccctccccagcaTGACCAGTGTTGGTGGGGGCCCCTACACTAGGGCTGGGGGACAGTGCTTCCACACCAGTGTCTTGCAGCCCCATCTCACCCCGGCCCATAGCCTTGGGGGTCACGAGGTCATCCTGGCCTGGGATCGGGGGACAGGTCCCTGTTGCCTGGGCTCTGGCTGGTCTCATATGACTCCATGTCTTTGCAGGAGGTAGTCTGCACAGAGTCCCTAGAAGGGCAGGTCGATGGTCCCAGGGACAGCAGCCCGGGCTGGGGAGAGCCTGGTGGGAAGACCCCTGTGAGGCAGGCGCCTCTGGGGCCCTCCTTGCGGTCCCCGCCCCGTTCCCCGCGGCCCACCAGCATCCGCATCCGCAAGTACGCATTTGGACAGAACTACATCTCCAGCTGGCCACCGGCCCTGGGCgcagaggaggctgaggccccAGATCCGGCTGACGAGGAGGTCAGCCACATCACCAGCTCTGCCCACAGCCCCTCGGCCTCACCTGCTGCCCACGGGGTGGTGGGCGGTGAGCCAGACCTGCACAGGCTCTACAGTGTCAATGCCCAGGGCTTCCTGGACCAGCCGGGCCGGGCGGACGAGCAGAGGCGGCCCTCCGTGGAGCAGGGCTGTGGGGACAGCCGCCCAGAGGCCGGGGAGGGGAAGACCCGGGCCCTGGAGGCCGAGCTGGCCCTGGGGGCACGCAGGAAGAAGAAGATGAGCCCCCCCTGCATCTCCATAGAGCCCCCCGCGGAGGACGAGGGTGCGGCCCGGGCCCCTGCGGCGGAGGGCGGTAACACCACTCTGCGGCGGAGAACCCCATCCTGTGAGGCTGTGCCCCACAGGGACCCCCTGGAGCCCACAGACAGTGCAGGGTTGGACACTGCTGCCAAGGGGGAACGGCGGGTCCAGGTCCCCTGCCGCACGGAACACCTGACCATCCCGAACTTTGCCTTTGAGCCGCTGGACGTGGGGGGCCCCAGGGGGGACCTGTTCTTGGATGGTGGCCATGGTGTCGCCCCAGAACCCAGACCTTCCTCCTCAGGCATCACGGCACCTCCTGAACCCCAGCAGACGGAGCCTCCAGTGGCCTCGGGAGACCCCCCagaggaggggcgggggctgCACCTCCCAGTCCCTGAGAGCCCACTGAAGAAAGGGTCCACCCCAGTCCTGGGTGACAGTGTGGACAAGCCCTTGTAGCTCGGGGTGCAGTGCCCACAGGCTTTGGCACTGGGGTTGGGGTGCACCTGGCAGGGTGGTGGCCCAGGCAGGGCTACGTGTGGACCCTGGGTCCGGCCCCACTGAGGGCAAAGGTGCCAGAAGGATGTCAGCCTAGGGAGAAGGAGGCAGATGCTATTGTGGGCAAAGTAGAGCAGGGGGAGCCCACAGCCCGAAGCCTCAATTCGTTTGGGATTTCCGAGTTTGCTGCCATGGTCCCAGGCCGTACCAGTGGCCTGGTCAGCAGTCCCGTAGCGAGAGCTGTGTCCAAGGGACAAGGACCAGAGAACACCAAAAGGAGAAAGGCAGAGGCCACCTAGCAGAGCGCCATTCTCACATGTGCTTATTTTTATACATGCTTAGGGCCGTTTGTGCTCTCCAGCTTCATCCCCAAGGCCACCGTGGTCACGCTTCACGTTGCTCACCGTCTGAGTTCTCATCCATTTCTCCACCACTCATTGCTGTCTCATACCCCCCTCCATACCCACTGCCCACCGTTCTGTTCCCCTCAGCATTCCAGAGAATGCCCTTGACTCCGGTCTCTGGGAAACAGCTGGTCACCAGGGAGTGGGGACCATGCAATAAGACCCTCACTGCCTGTGGGGCTTGGGCCGAGAGTTTCAGCTGATGCCtccttgtttcattttgtttcttttataaattcaGGTTAAACATTTGCAATAATCCGATGCAGAAAACTCGGCTTCTCAAGccaaggagaaggggaggggggcaaAGCAGAGTGgaataaatattaacttatttaagaAATGCGTTGGATTTCCACCGTCAGAATCGGTCCCTCACGTGGGTAGGTGGCAAGCCCGTGGCCTTGGTGAGGGCCAACCTTGGTGATGCCTCCACCACCAGCAGCGGCACGGGGCTCCACAAAGCCCTCCTGCAGGCTCTCCCCGCCACTTGGGCAGATCGCAGATAGAAAGCCCTCCTTCCCTGGAAAAGTAGAGCTCGTTTTGGCAGCCAGAACCATGTGATATCATTCACACACTGGAGAAACAGGGTCTGATCCAATTAGGAACAAGTTTCTGCCAGGGCTCCCAGCAGGAATGGGTGCTGTGGGAGCAGGGGCGGGCCCCGGTGGGAGCACTTCCCAGCTGGGCAGTCACCTGGGGTTGCAGGGGCCACCCCTCTCTCTGCTGTCTCCCTACCTGAAGGCTCTGACCCTAGTCCCACCCCACGCCCTGCTGGCCTCTCGGCCGCAGCCCTAGTgcacagacccccccccccccaccttacCTTTTCCCGTGAGAGCAGGTACAGAAGGGGGCCGGGTCAGGATAGAACTTGTGATCCTCCACAAGTTCACAGACCGTGGCTGTGAACACAATGCGGGGCTGTGCCCAACGCAGAGCTGGCTTCAGGATAGGGTCCAAGCCTTTCTCCCCACGGAGCAAAGCAGGAGCCCAGCGACACGGCAGGCCTCCTGACCCACTTCAGCCGCCTCTGGGTTGGTCTAGGTGGTGGGAGGTGCCATCCAGGGCTCTACCTGGCTGAGGCCGGGGCCTATTTGCTCTGACCCGGATGGGCAGCGAGTTCCTAGCATAAGACCCACGGCTgcagccagcccctccctcactccccacctgcccagcccctccctcactccccacctgcccagccACTCCCAGGGGGTGCTAGAGCTCCCTCTGGTGGAGACTCCGGGAACTGCAGGGCTTCCCAGAGTGGACGGCCCTGGTGTGGGCTTGGGGGCGGGGCACAGCTGGACCTGGAGTGATGGGGTCTGCAGACTCTCCTGCGTGTGACCTTGGCCTCAGTTCCCACAGGGAGAGTATGCTGACCTGGGCCGGACCCAGGACTGCTGCAGTGGTTCttcccccaggcccagcctctggCCTGCAATCTCCCTGCTAGAGAGGGGTCATAGGTCAAGGGTTAGAGGGCAGGAGGATGGGACAGTTGACGAGTTTCTGTGTAGAAACAAGGACGTGGAGCACAGCCCTCATCCAGTTGACCACACCGCCTGCAGTCAAGTCCTGGTCCCTGGCCAACTAGAGGCCCTTCAGGTCATCCCGGAGGCAGAGTGGGTGACGACCAGAATGCCAGGGAGTCGGGAGTCCCCATCCTCAGCCTCACATGCCTGGGCTTGCCTGGCAGCCGTCCCCGGGGGCCATCCCCTGGGCTGGGTAGTCCTGGTTGTTGGTCTTGGGATGGGTGGGGTGGCGCTGAGGGAGGCGACAGGCTGCAAAAGCGAAATGGAGGGACCTGGCTGAGGGGGACAATGCTCCGGCTCTTGTCCCCATTGCTGGGTACCTGGTGCCCCGAGAATCATCTAAATGGCCCGATTCTTTATCTGTCCAGAAAGCACGATGCCACTCACCAAAAAGAGACACAAGCCAGAGTGCAGATAAGTCAGCCCCGGGCACAAGGGGCAGGGCGGGGCCATCCCCAGAGCAAGGCATTTGCTCAGGGACCAGACTGAGATCTGACAATAGCAGGGGACGGCTCTTCCCTTCAGGAGATGTGTGCTCTATACAAGCCAGCGTGCAGAGAAGTGGGCCTGGGCGCAAGGGGCAGGGCGGGGCCATCCCCACAGCAAGGCATTTGCTCAGGGACCAGGGACCCACAGAGAGGGTGGCTGCGCCTGGCTGGGCCCTggacccttccctctccctcagcgACACCCACAGCCAGAAAAACAGCGACGACCACGTCTGCTTTCCATGATCTTTAATGAGCGTTAGTGCCCACTGCCCGCTCCCTGGGCTCGGGGCAGGGGCGTCAGCAGGGGATGCTCAGGGCAGGGGGCCAGGGAAGGTGGGGAAGGACGCCGCCTCAGCAGGAAGCAGCGGGGTGGGGACGGGAGGGGGCTGGCTTCTCCGCTGACCCAGGTGGCAACCCTGGGGACCGGGCTCAGGGCTCCTCGGGGACGTACTGGTGGATCCAGTCCAAGTAGTGGGTGATGCAGGTGTAGATGCCTGGCAGGTTGGGCTGAGCACAGCCGTCGCCGCAGCTGACCACACCCGCCTGCAGCCAGGTGCCACTCACCTTGCAGACCAGGGGCCCTCCGGAGtcgccctggggaggggaggggtcagcGGTGGCTGTGAGACCTGGGcggctgggggctgcagggagacGCGAGACCCACCTGGCAGGAGTCCCTCTTGCTATTCCCGGCACAGAGCATGTCGTCCCGGACGATCGGGGTGTTGTCCCCTATGTACAGGCCGGTGTGGTATTTCATGTCACAGATGCTGTTTTCCACGATGGGGACCCTCACCTGCTTCAGGGGAAATGGCGGTGGCAGGGGTTCTGGgggtgagaggagaggaaggatgcTGCATCAGGAGAGTGTGGGATCACCGCCCTGAGCCGGCCGGTTGGGACCCTGTTCCCCAGAGGAAACCCCAGGCGGTGGAGCCGTGATGTGCCCAAGTCCCCCTCCAGCGGTCCCTGACACTCACCTCCACTGTGCAAGTTGCCCCAGCCTGTCACCCAGCACCGAGTCCCTGGGCGAAAGGTCTCCGAGGCAGGGGGCAGGGTGACCGGATGGACGTGGCTGGAGATGTTCACAGGGTCCCCAAGCTCCAGCAGGGCGATGTCCGCCCCGTTCTCAGCTACGTAGTAgttggggtgtgggggggtgggggatgaccCTGCTCATGGGCAACAGCTCGTCCTGGTACCAGAGGTGCTGCTCCCGCAGCTGCACCCTGAGGACTGTGGGGTCTTGGACTttcctggggagagagaggggcacCTACTCAGGGGCTGAGCCACCTCCGGGACACCCAGGAGCGTGAGTGgagccccaggcccacccctACCCGCCAGGCCGTGTGGAGACTCACGGTCCGACGCAGTGGGCCGCGGTCAGCACCCACCAGGGGTGGATCAGGGAGCCCCCGCAGATGTGTTTCCAGTACTGGGTGCTGAATCTCAGGCTCACGTGCCAGGGCCACTTGCTCCCAGGGGCCTCCCGTCCCCCTACGATGCCTGCTCGCTGCAGGGCCTggtctggggctggggcaggaagtgCCTTCAGGACACGACACGGCCCGGCCGCCGGGCTCGGCCCTTCCCTGTGCCAGCACCACCCTGGGCTTCTCTgaacccacccacccatccctgGGCTTGTGGGGGGATAGGGTGAGGGGACAGAGACCGCACGGGCCCAGGGTCAGGACTCACCAGCGGCCGCATGGACCAGGCTCACCAGGAGGGGCAGCAGGAGCTTGGCTGGGGGTCTGCGGGGTGGGGGGTCTGCGGGGTGGGGGGTCTGCAGGGTATGGGGTGCAGGTTGTGGGGTGCAGGTGGATTTGGGGCCCCTGGTGATCAGGGGGTTAGTCCAGGCCAGGGGGTCTGGGGCCTCAGCGCTCCGGATCTGAGGCTCGGCCACCCTGCTCCACAGTGACACCCAGGTGTTGGGGTCCTGCTGGGGGTTCTCACCTTGGCAGGTCCAGCTGCTTTTGCCCAGCCCGCTCTCCCTGCCCCTTTATCCTCACAGAGCAGGACAGGGTCAGGGGAAGGGTGCTGGTCCTCCAATCCAGAGGGAGGAAGTGGATGACTCAGACCCAGTGCCAGAGTTCCTCTGGCCAGGAAGGGGCCCTGCAGCCCCCGCCCCAGATGGCAGACCCAATTCCTCTGTGAAGTCGGACAACATTCATCTCTGGGTGTTATCTGAGCGGTTAAGTCTGGCATCAGTGGAACCTTATTATCTGGGGATCTGAATGCCATCCGCAGAGGGAAGTGAGGGGGAGATGACAGGAGAGGCCAGTGCCAGCCTTTGCTGGACACTCCCCACCAGGCCCACCACCCCTGTCCCCGGTCCTGCAGTGCCAAGGTGACCACTGTCCTTGTCCGTCCATCCGCCTCACCTCCTTACTCTCCCCTGAGCCTGCTGGTCACCCTGGGCTTCCAGCCCACCGCCCCACCTCATGGCCTCCTGGACCCCTGcttcccccacccacacacagCCACCCGGGTGGCCCCTCCTATGCCCTGAGGGAGCCTCGCCCTGGCTCTGTCTCTGGCTGGCTCCCTTGAACACCCTAGGGGTGTATTCAACTGGATTTCTCGGGGGACAGCATCCTGCTAGAGGGAGGCCTGGAGACCCCCACCTCAGGCCTCCCTCTAGCAGACCGTGCTCACTTATTCTCTCAACAAACTCGTCCCAGCGCCTCCAGGTGCTGCATCTGGGTCCCATGCACCAGGCTGATGGAGATGGGACCCTAGGAGCCCACGGTGGAGGAGGCAGGGACAACAGGTGACATGCTGGTGCCCAGGCCCCGCCAGGGAACTTGGCGGGGCTTAAGGAGCACAAAGGGCCACACCTCCAAGGAAGGCTCTGATTGGCTCAGCCCTGGGAAGCAGACCAATCAGCAGCTTGAGGATGTGATTGCTCTGACTGGCTAACATTGGACCAACACCTGGCCAGAccgaagggggtgggagggggctagGTGATGGGAAGGAGTTAATAGATCCCACATGGGTCACCCTGAAGATCCTCTCAGGTGAGTATCCTTAGTACACAAGGACCACCTCCTCACTCTTGCAACTCagtaataacaaaaaatttaagtccctcatataaaatcagtaataaccaaataaataaacaataaaatgtaaatgaccATGTGCACATTAAAAAGATTTCACCTAGTTAATAACGAAAATGCAATATAAACTGAGTGATCATCTTGGGGGTCACGTTTGCAAGGTTTCTGAGACACAGTTCCTGTGTTGCAAGGTTGTGTCCCACGTGTCCCGAGGGCTTGGGAAGAGATGCTGTTGACAGGTGGTGCCATCAAGGGTCCTAAAACAAGTGATCTCTTGACCTTACTGTGGATTTCTAACTGGAATGAGTGAGTGACAAGTGAAGGCCGTGGGTGCATTCAGCCCCCGGGTAGTCCCTGGGGAGGTCTCTGGCTGAGGCTGTGGTCTTTGGGGCCAGACACAGGGGTCCTGCTTCCCCAGGCGTAGCAAGCCACTGGCCTGAGGTGGGACCTGAAGTGAGAAGGGCCGGGGGGAGGACTCccagggaggagcctgggggatGCCCAGAGATCCTCAGCCAGCCAGGGACAGGGGGACCCAGAGGAAAGTGGGGCTGGGCCACCCTTGGTGGGTGGGCTGctgccctggggaggagggaccTGGGGGGTGGGCGTCCCCAGGGGTGGGCTCTCGGGGTGAGAGGGGGTGCATGTAGGAGATCAGAGTTGGGggcatgtgtgtgttggggcggGGAGCAGGCAGAGGATTCCGGGTGCTCACACAGGCCTGGGAATGTCTCATGGTCCCCCGGCTGATTGGAGAAACCTCGTGATACCCTGCTCTGGCCAAGTCCCATCAACTTAACAGTGGAGTGAAGTTAGCACAAGAATGACCGCTTCTCCAGACCCACCCTGGCAAAGTTGACGAGCAAGCCTCAGAAGGATCTGGAGGATTCCAA
This region of Physeter macrocephalus isolate SW-GA chromosome 14, ASM283717v5, whole genome shotgun sequence genomic DNA includes:
- the LOC102984614 gene encoding LOW QUALITY PROTEIN: tryptase-like (The sequence of the model RefSeq protein was modified relative to this genomic sequence to represent the inferred CDS: deleted 1 base in 1 codon) is translated as MYVTGLLPSFSYSLSPPPEPPALSRRDHQPGIPGPGGSPNWEGADHRLGLEEEPLQQPWVRPSSASSPLPPAPRRSQARAAAAVRPPLCDRDPVDRPPAKLLLPLLVSLVHAAAAPDQALQRAGIVGGREAPGSKWPWHVSLRFSTQYWKHICGGSLIHPWWVLTAAHCVGPKVQDPTVLRVQLREQHLWYQDELLPMSRVIPHPPHPNYYVAENGADIALLELGDPVNISSHVHPVTLPPASETFRPGTRCWVTGWGNLHSGEPLPPPFPLKQVRVPIVENSICDMKYHTGLYIGDNTPIVRDDMLCAGNSKRDSCQGDSGGPLVCKVSGTWLQAGVVSCGDGCAQPNLPGIYTCITHYLDWIHQYVPEEP